A region of Halalkaliarchaeum desulfuricum DNA encodes the following proteins:
- a CDS encoding aspartate kinase has protein sequence MRVVAKFGGTSLGSGDRINRAADSIANAVREGHEIAVVASAMGSTTDELLEEISFETDESDRAEIVSMGERTSVRMLKAALAARGIDAVFVEPGRDLWPIVTNEQGEVDVEVTKRGVEALADKLEDVVPVVTGFLAETPDGRVTTLGRGGSDTTAVMLGRYMNADEVVIVTDVEGVMTGDPHVVEGARNVGQITVDELRNLSFRGAEVIAPSALAYKTDDLDVRVVHYQHGDLLTGGTRIEGAFENLIDMREEPLACITVAGRSIRNRPGILADLSQALRTEDINIDAVASGMDSVTFYVDVERAEEAEALLHEEVVHDNLLSSVTVEDDIVVIRVTGGELPNQPGVINEIVAPIAEAGINLHDVITSATSVALFVAWEDRERTLEIVQEEF, from the coding sequence ATGCGAGTCGTCGCGAAGTTCGGCGGAACCAGTCTCGGTAGCGGGGATCGGATCAACCGAGCCGCCGATTCGATTGCCAACGCCGTGCGTGAAGGCCACGAAATCGCTGTCGTCGCGAGCGCGATGGGATCGACCACCGACGAACTCCTCGAGGAGATTTCCTTCGAGACCGACGAGTCGGATCGCGCAGAGATCGTCTCGATGGGGGAACGCACCAGCGTCCGGATGCTCAAGGCGGCGCTTGCAGCCCGGGGGATCGACGCGGTGTTCGTCGAACCCGGGAGGGACCTGTGGCCGATCGTCACGAACGAACAGGGGGAGGTCGACGTCGAGGTGACCAAACGCGGGGTCGAAGCCCTCGCAGATAAACTCGAGGACGTGGTTCCGGTCGTCACTGGGTTCCTCGCGGAAACGCCGGACGGCCGCGTCACGACACTCGGGCGGGGCGGCAGCGACACCACCGCTGTCATGCTCGGCCGGTATATGAATGCCGACGAGGTCGTCATCGTCACGGACGTCGAAGGGGTTATGACAGGGGACCCCCACGTCGTCGAGGGCGCACGAAACGTCGGACAGATCACCGTCGACGAGCTCCGGAACCTCTCGTTTCGGGGCGCAGAGGTCATCGCACCGAGCGCGCTCGCGTACAAGACGGACGATCTCGACGTTCGGGTCGTGCACTACCAGCACGGGGATCTTCTCACGGGCGGGACACGCATCGAGGGCGCCTTCGAGAACCTGATCGACATGCGGGAGGAGCCGCTCGCGTGTATCACCGTCGCCGGGCGATCGATCCGAAACCGTCCGGGGATCCTGGCGGACCTCTCGCAGGCGCTCAGGACCGAGGACATCAACATCGATGCGGTCGCAAGCGGGATGGATTCGGTGACGTTCTACGTCGACGTCGAACGGGCTGAGGAGGCGGAGGCGCTCCTCCACGAGGAGGTCGTTCACGACAACCTGCTCTCGTCGGTGACCGTCGAGGACGACATCGTGGTCATCCGGGTGACTGGTGGAGAACTCCCGAACCAACCCGGAGTGATAAACGAGATCGTCGCCCCGATCGCGGAGGCGGGGATCAACCTCCACGACGTCATCACGAGCGCCACGTCGGTGGCGCTGTTCGTCGCCTGGGAGGATCGCGAGCGCACTCTGGAGATCGTCCAGGAGGAGTTTTGA